In Horticoccus luteus, the following proteins share a genomic window:
- a CDS encoding phosphoribosyltransferase, producing the protein MHHRTFHGTTEFGSVTTLLPYRDRRAAGQVLAEQLHRFTGRMDLVVIALARGGVPVGYEISRALRAPLDVFVVHRLAFPGEPDLVMGALASGGVCVLDRDVMQHHAIDAEAMKRAVAEALPFLERREQALRGDRPPLDVRDRHVLFVDDGVATGATMRVALAGLRAQSPASVTIAVPVGASGALEALAVDVDEIVCPRMPDPLFAVGLSYDRFPDLDDADVCALLARAPWSQPAPHVRRAVG; encoded by the coding sequence TTGCACCATCGCACCTTTCATGGCACCACCGAGTTTGGCTCGGTCACCACGCTGCTCCCTTATCGTGACCGCCGCGCGGCCGGCCAAGTGCTCGCGGAGCAACTGCACCGCTTCACCGGCCGGATGGATCTCGTCGTGATCGCGCTCGCCCGCGGAGGTGTGCCGGTCGGCTACGAAATTTCCCGCGCCTTGCGCGCGCCGCTGGATGTTTTCGTCGTGCACCGCCTCGCATTCCCTGGCGAGCCCGACCTCGTGATGGGCGCCCTCGCGTCTGGCGGCGTTTGCGTGCTCGACCGCGACGTCATGCAACACCACGCCATCGACGCCGAGGCGATGAAACGCGCCGTCGCCGAAGCGCTGCCCTTCCTGGAGCGCCGCGAGCAGGCGTTGCGCGGCGATCGCCCGCCGCTGGATGTGCGCGATCGCCACGTGCTGTTCGTCGACGATGGCGTTGCCACCGGCGCAACCATGCGCGTCGCCCTCGCCGGCCTGCGCGCCCAATCGCCGGCCTCAGTCACGATTGCTGTGCCCGTGGGCGCCTCCGGGGCGCTCGAAGCGCTCGCCGTTGACGTGGATGAAATCGTTTGCCCGCGGATGCCGGACCCGTTGTTCGCCGTCGGTTTATCCTATGATCGCTTTCCGGATTTGGATGACGCCGATGTCTGCGCACTCCTCGCGCGCGCACCTTGGTCGCAGCCCGCTCCCCACGTCCGCCGCGCCGTGGGATAA